From a single Alkalihalophilus pseudofirmus genomic region:
- a CDS encoding SET domain-containing protein, whose translation MITVKTSPVSGGEFNRGVFATEDIPKGTMFHEAPVVPYPNIEHILIQETVLADYVYEYGKNHTAIVLGYGMLFNHSFTPNATYDINFDKHIFSYYAYRDIKAGEEIFVNYNGEVDDETPLWFMKDK comes from the coding sequence ATGATTACAGTCAAAACCTCCCCTGTCAGTGGAGGAGAATTTAATAGAGGGGTCTTTGCAACAGAAGATATCCCAAAAGGAACCATGTTTCACGAGGCTCCTGTCGTACCTTATCCGAATATCGAGCACATTTTAATCCAAGAAACGGTCTTAGCTGATTATGTATATGAATATGGCAAAAATCATACCGCGATTGTGCTGGGCTATGGAATGCTTTTTAATCATTCTTTTACTCCAAATGCAACCTATGATATTAATTTTGATAAGCATATTTTCAGTTATTATGCCTATCGCGATATTAAAGCTGGCGAGGAAATCTTCGTGAATTATAACGGAGAAGTAGACGATGAGACGCCGCTATGGTTCATGAAAGATAAATAA